One genomic region from Rosa rugosa chromosome 1, drRosRugo1.1, whole genome shotgun sequence encodes:
- the LOC133709288 gene encoding ubiquitin-like domain-containing protein CIP73 isoform X2, whose protein sequence is MGSNGAEHIPMSEQMDGCEPTIEIKIKTLDSQTYTLKVDKEMPVPALKEQIASVTGVLSEQQRLICRGKVLKDDQLLSAYHVEDGHTLHLVVRQPIPPSSEGLPNHSATDPASSTSRGRSSVFIESFSVPVQGDGVPPDFSRFLSAVLGSVGIPNIASGSEGVDVTDPGTQRPERTSGLSGLFDLSQLLSEQATTRAQSDGSNGTFGHSPPFSLGNLPPLVIPDSLNTLSRYLSHIRRDFLAIARDGGRSQEAIHRNDESSNSSSGPGIRREGIPSPASLAEVIRTARLLLIEQAGESLLRLASQLENQANVTDPSARMRTQASALTTGALYHNLGACLLELGRTMMTLQMGQTPSDAVVNAGPAVFISPTGPNPIMVQPLPFQSGMSLGAIPMGALQPGSGLLNGLGSGFHPRRIDIQIRRGSPTTTANVNREEHRDLQQPSQRNSAPSSGVENPANQTPPSVSDGSAFTGDSGVRVVPVRTVVASRLPSESAGSSIGLYYPFLGRLQHVASGNVNGERGSQASGDHHPAGLHTDRQSSENITDPARDGSTPNIRQPDPPTGRSVSISFLSSGGTQNDQESERQVPSGILNLLRALFPGGEIHVEDGSVQGMNSSSVSDQARTSNGVAVAPEAEPRVSEEGIFLSNLLHQVMPLISQAATREPGLVPAEAENSSEHTMAQDSSTVVENSNVGTSRRHSQSDCDEPPSSKRQKKE, encoded by the exons ATGGGAAGTAATGGTGCTGAACATATTCCAATGAGTGAGCAGATGGATGGGTGTGAACCCACGATTGAGATAAAAATAAAGACATTGGATTCACAAACCTATACTCTCAAAGTGGATAAAGAG ATGCCAGTTCCTGCTTTGAAAGAACAGATTGCCTCTGTTACTGGTGTGCTATCAGAGCAACAGCGGCTGATATGCAGAGGAAAAGTTCTTAAGGATGATCAGCTTCTCTCTGCCTATC ATGTTGAGGATGGCCACACCTTACATTTGGTTGTCAGACAACCTATTCCACCGTCATCCGAGGGCCTACCAAATCATTCAG CAACTGATCCTGCTTCAAGTACAAGCCGTGGTCGATCGAGTGTCTTCATTGAAAGTTTCAGTGTGCCTGTTCAGGGGGATGGAGTTCCACCAGATTTTAGTCGG TTCCTCTCTGCTGTTCTTGGCTCTGTAGGAATCCCAAACATTGCAAGTGGCAGTGAAGGCGTTGATGTCACG GATCCTGGGACACAGAGGCCAGAAAGGACATCAGGTTTGAGCGGTTTGTTTGATTTATCCCAACTTCTATCTGAGCAAGCTACCACAAGGGCTCAATCTGATGGATCAAATGGCACTTTTGGTCACTCACCACCATTTTCTTTGGGGAATCTGCCACCTCTG GTGATTCCTGATTCGTTGAATACTTTATCTCGATATCTGAGTCATATAAGGCGCGACTTTCTGGCCATTG CCAGAGATGGAGGACGCAGTCAAGAAGCTATTCATAGGAATGACGAAAGTTCCAATTCCTCGTCAGGTCCCGGAATAAGACGAGAGGGGATCCCCTCACCTGCATCATTGGCAGAAGTCATCCGTACTGCTCGACTATTACTCATTGAACAAGCTGGAGAATCTCTACTT CGACTTGCAAGCCAGTTGGAGAATCAAGCGAATGTGACGGATCCCTCAGCACGGATGAGAACCCAAGCCAGTGCATTGACAACTGGAGCTTTGTATCATAATTTAGGTGCCTGTTTACTTGAACTTGGCCGTACTATGATGACATTGCAAATGGGCCAAACACCG TCTGACGCAGTGGTTAATGCTGGACCTGCAGTTTTCATATCCCCGACTGGTCCTAACCCTATAATGGTTCAG CCTCTTCCTTTTCAATCAGGAATGAGTTTAGGTGCCATCCCCATGGGAGCTCTGCAGCCTGGTTCTGGTCTACTTAATGGACTTGGTTCTGGTTTTCATCCAAGGCGTATTGATATACAGATACGAAGAG GTTCACCAACGACCACCGCCAATGTCAATCGAGAGGAGCATCGCGATCTTCAGCAACCTTCACAAAGAAACTCAGCACCAAGTTCAGGTGTTGAAAATCCTGCCAATCAAACACCACCAAGTGTCTCAGATGGTTCAGCTTTCACTGGAGATTCGGGTGTGAGGGTAGTGCCAGTCAGGACCGTAGTTGCCAGTCGCCTACCATCTGAGTCTGCTGGTAGTTCGATCGGGTTATACTATCCATTTCTCGGAAGGCTTCAACATGTAGCTTCTGGAAATGTGAACGGTGAGCGAGGATCTCAAGCATCTGGTGATCATCATCCTGCCGGCCTTCACACTGATCGGCAGTCTTCTGAAAACATTACAGATCCTGCAAGAGACG GATCAACTCCCAATATAAGGCAACCAGATCCCCCCACTGGACGAAGTGTTAGTATCAGCTTTTTATCGTCTGGTGGGACCCAAAATGATCAAGAATCTGAGAGGCAGGTCCCAAGCGGTATTTTAAATTTACTTAGGGCTCTCTTTCCTGGTGGTGAAATTCACGTAGAAGATGGCAGTGTACAAGGAATGAATTCTAGTTCTGTATCAGATCAGGCAAGGACTTCTAATGGTGTCGCTGTTGCTCCCGAAGCTGAACCAAGGGTTAGCGAAGAAGGaatttttttgtctaatttACTTCATCAAGTAATGCCATTGATATCTCAAGCAGCAACTAGAGAGCCAGGTCTTGTACCTGCAGAAGCGGAAAACTCTTCTGAGCACACAATGGCCCAAGACTCTTCCACCGTG GTGGAAAACTCCAATGTTGGGACATCGCGTCGGCATAGTCAGAGTGATTGCGATGAGCCTCCTAGTTCAAAACGTCAAAAG AAGGAGTAG
- the LOC133726929 gene encoding small ribosomal subunit protein uS17-like — translation MAEQTEKAFLKQPKVFLSSKKTGKGKRPGKGGNRYWKSVGLGFKTPRDAIEGTYIDKKCPFTGNVSIRGRILAGTCHSAKMNKTIIVRRNYLHYIKKYQRYEKRHSNIAAHVSPCFRVKEGDHVIIGQCRPLSKTKRFNVLKVIPAGSSAGGKKAFTGI, via the exons ATGGCCGAACAG ACCGAGAAAGCTTTTCTGAAGCAGCCCAAAGTGTTCTTGAG CTCGAAGAAAACAGGCAAGGGTAAGAGACCTGGAAAGGGAGGCAACCGATACTGGAAGAGCGTTGGGCTGGGCTTCAAGACTCCCAGGGATGCCATTGAAG GGACTTACATTGATAAGAAATGCCCATTCACTGGAAATGTGTCTATCAGGGGTCGTATCTTAGCTGGTACTTGCCACAGTGCTAAGATGAATAAAACCATTATTGTTCGACGGAATTACCTGCATTATATCAAAAAATACCAAAG ATATGAGAAGAGGCACTCTAACATTGCTGCACACGTGTCTCCATGCTTCCGTGTGAAAGAAGGGGACCATGTTATCATCGGGCAGTGCAG GCCATTGTCCAAGACTAAGAGGTTCAATGTGCTGAAGGTGATTCCTGCTGGATCGTCTGCTGGTGGCAAAAAGGCTTTCACTGGAATTTAA
- the LOC133726870 gene encoding proline-rich receptor-like protein kinase PERK2 — protein sequence MKLFTMLMALLFQSFLLQAQVSLPPPPIPSPDPSLGLVPLGVPYYYSYIPPPPPVVLPPPPQPPPSGPPPIPSPDPSQGLVPPGVPYYYSYIPPPPPVVLPPPPPPPLVLPPAPQPPPSGPNPADRALCTVQCSADCASIFGPSIQPNKFRRTPRTPPSNPTTPSTPTTPGTPTTPSTPSAPGTPATPGTPTTPGTPAAPGTPATPGTPTPGTPAAPSTPATPGTPNAPGTPTAPSTPATPGTPNIPSPPGWKRFEIPRDIPKAAYQNNDADQKSSVFDFNSSTATDDGIGFRYSN from the exons ATGAAGCTTTTCACTATGCTTATGGCTTTGCTATTTCAGTCCTTTTTGTTGCAAGCTCAGGTGAGCTTACCACCACCTCCCATTCCTAGCCCTGATCCTTCCCTGGGGTTAGTACCACTAGGTGTTCCTTATTATTATAGTTATATCCCACCTCCTCCTCCCGTTGTtcttccaccaccaccacaaccgcCACCATCAGGACCACCTCCCATTCCCAGCCCTGATCCTTCCCAGGGGTTAGTACCACCAGGTGTTCCTTATTATTATAGCTATATCCCACCTCCTCCTCCCGTTGTTCTtcccccaccgccaccacctcCCCTTGTTCTTCCCCCAGCGCCACAACCGCCACCATCAGGTCCTAATCCGGCTGATAGAGCTCTTTGTACTGTGCAATGTAGTGCTGATTGTGCCTCGATCTTTGGTCCATCGATACAACCCAATAAATTTCGGCGCACCCCCAGAACTCCCCCCAGCAATCCCACAACTCCTAGCACACCCACAACTCCTGGCACTCCCACAACTCCCAGTACTCCCTCAGCTCCGGGCACGCCTGCAACTCCGGGCACTCCTACAACTCCTGGTACTCCGGCAGCTCCGGGCACACCTGCAACTCCGGGCACTCCAACTCCTGGTACTCCCGCAGCTCCGAGTACGCCTGCAACTCCGGGCACTCCAAACGCTCCTGGTACTCCCACAGCTCCGAGCACGCCTGCAACTCCGGGCACTCCAAACATTCCCAGTCCTCCCGGTTGGAAACGATTCGAAATACCAAGGGATATTCCTAAGGCAGCTT ACCAGAACAATGATGCGGACCAGAAATCATCAGTGTTCGACTTCAACAGTAGTACTGCTACTGATGATGGAATTGGATTTCGATATTCTAATTAA
- the LOC133709288 gene encoding ubiquitin-like domain-containing protein CIP73 isoform X1, producing the protein MGSNGAEHIPMSEQMDGCEPTIEIKIKTLDSQTYTLKVDKEMPVPALKEQIASVTGVLSEQQRLICRGKVLKDDQLLSAYHVEDGHTLHLVVRQPIPPSSEGLPNHSATDPASSTSRGRSSVFIESFSVPVQGDGVPPDFSRFLSAVLGSVGIPNIASGSEGVDVTDPGTQRPERTSGLSGLFDLSQLLSEQATTRAQSDGSNGTFGHSPPFSLGNLPPLVIPDSLNTLSRYLSHIRRDFLAIVTARDGGRSQEAIHRNDESSNSSSGPGIRREGIPSPASLAEVIRTARLLLIEQAGESLLRLASQLENQANVTDPSARMRTQASALTTGALYHNLGACLLELGRTMMTLQMGQTPSDAVVNAGPAVFISPTGPNPIMVQPLPFQSGMSLGAIPMGALQPGSGLLNGLGSGFHPRRIDIQIRRGSPTTTANVNREEHRDLQQPSQRNSAPSSGVENPANQTPPSVSDGSAFTGDSGVRVVPVRTVVASRLPSESAGSSIGLYYPFLGRLQHVASGNVNGERGSQASGDHHPAGLHTDRQSSENITDPARDGSTPNIRQPDPPTGRSVSISFLSSGGTQNDQESERQVPSGILNLLRALFPGGEIHVEDGSVQGMNSSSVSDQARTSNGVAVAPEAEPRVSEEGIFLSNLLHQVMPLISQAATREPGLVPAEAENSSEHTMAQDSSTVVENSNVGTSRRHSQSDCDEPPSSKRQKKE; encoded by the exons ATGGGAAGTAATGGTGCTGAACATATTCCAATGAGTGAGCAGATGGATGGGTGTGAACCCACGATTGAGATAAAAATAAAGACATTGGATTCACAAACCTATACTCTCAAAGTGGATAAAGAG ATGCCAGTTCCTGCTTTGAAAGAACAGATTGCCTCTGTTACTGGTGTGCTATCAGAGCAACAGCGGCTGATATGCAGAGGAAAAGTTCTTAAGGATGATCAGCTTCTCTCTGCCTATC ATGTTGAGGATGGCCACACCTTACATTTGGTTGTCAGACAACCTATTCCACCGTCATCCGAGGGCCTACCAAATCATTCAG CAACTGATCCTGCTTCAAGTACAAGCCGTGGTCGATCGAGTGTCTTCATTGAAAGTTTCAGTGTGCCTGTTCAGGGGGATGGAGTTCCACCAGATTTTAGTCGG TTCCTCTCTGCTGTTCTTGGCTCTGTAGGAATCCCAAACATTGCAAGTGGCAGTGAAGGCGTTGATGTCACG GATCCTGGGACACAGAGGCCAGAAAGGACATCAGGTTTGAGCGGTTTGTTTGATTTATCCCAACTTCTATCTGAGCAAGCTACCACAAGGGCTCAATCTGATGGATCAAATGGCACTTTTGGTCACTCACCACCATTTTCTTTGGGGAATCTGCCACCTCTG GTGATTCCTGATTCGTTGAATACTTTATCTCGATATCTGAGTCATATAAGGCGCGACTTTCTGGCCATTG TAACAGCCAGAGATGGAGGACGCAGTCAAGAAGCTATTCATAGGAATGACGAAAGTTCCAATTCCTCGTCAGGTCCCGGAATAAGACGAGAGGGGATCCCCTCACCTGCATCATTGGCAGAAGTCATCCGTACTGCTCGACTATTACTCATTGAACAAGCTGGAGAATCTCTACTT CGACTTGCAAGCCAGTTGGAGAATCAAGCGAATGTGACGGATCCCTCAGCACGGATGAGAACCCAAGCCAGTGCATTGACAACTGGAGCTTTGTATCATAATTTAGGTGCCTGTTTACTTGAACTTGGCCGTACTATGATGACATTGCAAATGGGCCAAACACCG TCTGACGCAGTGGTTAATGCTGGACCTGCAGTTTTCATATCCCCGACTGGTCCTAACCCTATAATGGTTCAG CCTCTTCCTTTTCAATCAGGAATGAGTTTAGGTGCCATCCCCATGGGAGCTCTGCAGCCTGGTTCTGGTCTACTTAATGGACTTGGTTCTGGTTTTCATCCAAGGCGTATTGATATACAGATACGAAGAG GTTCACCAACGACCACCGCCAATGTCAATCGAGAGGAGCATCGCGATCTTCAGCAACCTTCACAAAGAAACTCAGCACCAAGTTCAGGTGTTGAAAATCCTGCCAATCAAACACCACCAAGTGTCTCAGATGGTTCAGCTTTCACTGGAGATTCGGGTGTGAGGGTAGTGCCAGTCAGGACCGTAGTTGCCAGTCGCCTACCATCTGAGTCTGCTGGTAGTTCGATCGGGTTATACTATCCATTTCTCGGAAGGCTTCAACATGTAGCTTCTGGAAATGTGAACGGTGAGCGAGGATCTCAAGCATCTGGTGATCATCATCCTGCCGGCCTTCACACTGATCGGCAGTCTTCTGAAAACATTACAGATCCTGCAAGAGACG GATCAACTCCCAATATAAGGCAACCAGATCCCCCCACTGGACGAAGTGTTAGTATCAGCTTTTTATCGTCTGGTGGGACCCAAAATGATCAAGAATCTGAGAGGCAGGTCCCAAGCGGTATTTTAAATTTACTTAGGGCTCTCTTTCCTGGTGGTGAAATTCACGTAGAAGATGGCAGTGTACAAGGAATGAATTCTAGTTCTGTATCAGATCAGGCAAGGACTTCTAATGGTGTCGCTGTTGCTCCCGAAGCTGAACCAAGGGTTAGCGAAGAAGGaatttttttgtctaatttACTTCATCAAGTAATGCCATTGATATCTCAAGCAGCAACTAGAGAGCCAGGTCTTGTACCTGCAGAAGCGGAAAACTCTTCTGAGCACACAATGGCCCAAGACTCTTCCACCGTG GTGGAAAACTCCAATGTTGGGACATCGCGTCGGCATAGTCAGAGTGATTGCGATGAGCCTCCTAGTTCAAAACGTCAAAAG AAGGAGTAG
- the LOC133709277 gene encoding probable protein phosphatase 2C 27 gives MCLNDAEMGNMENNNINTNNNNNSKQQSLHCENEKDNLDRESPVMSSDQQSTVLNSFQLESISEDSVVVDRKQNMLHFVPDRRSGEWSDIGGRPHMEDTHICISDLAKKFGYNVLNDEAISFYGVFDGHGGKDAAQFVRDNLPRVIVEDSDFPVELEKVITRSFVETDAAFAKTCSLRSSLASGTTALTAMIFGRSLLVANAGDCRAILSRNGAAIEMSKDHRPCCTKERTRIESLGGYVDDGYLNGQLGVTRALGDWHLEGLKDEGERGGPLSAEPELKLITLTKDDEFLIIGSDGIWDVFTNQNAVDFARRKLQERNDVKLCCKQIVEEAIKRGATDNLTLVMVSFHLEPPPHLVVERSRVRRSISAEGLQNLQFFLDQ, from the exons ATGTGTTTGAATGATGCAGAAATGGGAAACATGGAGAACAATAACATCAataccaacaacaacaacaacagcaagCAGCAGTCTTTGCATTGTGAAAACGAGAAGGATAATTTGGACAGGGAATCTCCGGTGATGAGCTCCGATCAACAGAGCACCGTGTTGAATTCGTTTCAG CTCGAAAGCATATCTGAGGATTCAGTAGTTGTAGACCGAAAACAGAACATGTTACACTTTGTCCCTGACCGAAGGTCAGGAGAGTGGTCTGATATCGGAGGTCGTCCCCATATGGAAGATACTCATATATGCATCAGTGACTTGGCTAAGAAGTTTGGTTATAATGTACTCAATGATGAAGCTATCTCCTTCTATGGT GTATTTGATGGTCATGGGggaaaggatgcagcgcaattTGTTCGTGACAACTTGCCAAGAGTCATTGTTGAGGATTCTGACTTCCCTGTAGAGCTTGAAAAGGTGATAACAAGGTCATTTGTTGAGACAgatgctgcatttgcaaaaaCTTGCTCACTTCGGTCTTCCCTTGCTTCTGGCACAACTGCACTCACTGCAATGATATTTGGGAG GTCTTTGCTTGTGGCGAATGCTGGGGATTGCAGGGCTATATTGTCGCGAAATGGAGCAGCTATAGAAATGTCAAAAGATCATAGACCCTGCTGCACAAAAGAAAGGACGCGAATTGAGTCTTTGGGTGGATATGTTGATGATGGTTATCTGAATGGTCAGTTAGGGGTCACCCGTGCATTAGGTGATTGGCATCTTGAAGGATTGAAGGATGAGGGTGAAAGGGGAGGACCCTTGAGTGCTGAACCGGAACTTAAATTGATAACACTGACCAAAGATGATGAATTTTTGATCATTGGTAGTGATGGAATATGGGATGTGTTCACCAACCAAAATGCTGTAGACTTTGCTCGAAGGAAACTCCAAGAGCGCAATGATGTGAAGCTGTGTTGCAAGCAAATAGTAGAGGAGGCAATAAAACGAGGCGCAACCGACAATTTGACACTTGTTATGGTGAGTTTCCACTTGGAGCCACCTCCACATCTGGTGGTAGAAAGGTCCAGAGTCAGACGTAGTATTTCTGCTGAGGGACTACAAAATCTTCAGTTCTTCTTAGATCAATAG
- the LOC133709295 gene encoding uncharacterized protein LOC133709295, producing the protein MSTTASLAVYLLLLSLLLSQAQGIRLEKGFLSVKQQNKNIHEDSTVLTPKSENTAASGVLGKDCGRDDRCLSSGSSRKLITVTSSTTTTKNEKNIVGRNVGHPKLAESSSATNSDKHHEEEKEEVAATGHQYPDPIDMTEMDYSPARRKPPIHN; encoded by the exons ATGAGTACTACTGCATCTCTAGCagtctatcttcttcttctgtccCTGCTCCTTTCTCAGGCTCaag GGATCCGATTGGAGAAAGGATTTTTATCAGTCAAGCAACAGAACAAGAATATACAT GAGGATAGTACTGTTTTAACCCCAAAAAGCGAAAACACTGCAGCTTCTGGTGTACTCGGCAAAGATTGTGGACGTGATGATCGCTGCTTATCATCAG GAAGCAGTAGAAAACTAATCACTGTGACATCTTCTACTACCACTACCAAG AATGAGAAGAATATTGTTGGTAGGAATGTTGGGCATCCGAAATTAGCTGAGTCGTCATCAGCTACTAATTCCGATAAGCACcatgaggaggagaaggaagagGTTGCAGCAACCGGACACCAATACCCGGACCCCATAGACATGACCGAAATGGATTATTCTCCTGCCAGGAGAAAACCTCCgatacacaattga